In Pseudomonas saponiphila, the genomic stretch CTTGCATCAAGGCGGCGTGGCCGACACCGCCGCGGTCCTGCAGGCGGAACTCGAAGCCGCTGGAGGTGCCCAGGCCATCGATCGGCGGCGGCAGCACGGCGTAGACCACGGCGTCCTTGATTGCGCTCAGCGCGGCGTTGGCCCGGTCGGCGATGGCCATGGCCGAGTCGTCGCTGCCCCGTTGCGACCAGTCCTTGAGGGTGGTGAAGGCCAGGGCCGCGTTCTGCCCGCTACCGGAGAAGCTGAAGCCGAGGATGATGGTGCTGTCGCCCACGCCCGGTTCGCTGGCGTTGTGCGTTTCGATCTGCTCCACCACCTTGACCGTGCGGTTCTGGCTGGCGCCGGGCGGCAGCTGGATATCGGTGATGGTGTAGCCCTGGTCCTCCACCGGCAGGAAGGAGGAGGGCAGGCGGCTGAACAGCAGCGCCATGATCGCCAGCAGGGCGACGTAGATCAGCAGGTAGCGCCCGCTGCGCTTGAGGGCGTAGCTCACGCCGCCCTCGTAGCGGTCGCTCAGGCGTTCGAAGCGCCGGTTGAACCAGCCGAAGAAGCCCTTGCGCTCGTGGTGCTCGCCTTTGGCGATGGGCTTGAGCAGAGTGGCGCACAAGGCCGGAGTCAGGGTCAGGGCGAGGAACGCCGAGAACAGGATCGAGGTGGCCATGGACAGGGAGAATTGCTGATAGATCACCCCCACCGAGCCCGGCATGAAGGCCATGGGAATGAACACCGCCACCAGCACCAGGGTGATACCGATGATGGCTCCGGTGATCTGCTGCATCGCCTTGCGCGTGGCGTCCTTGGGCGACAGCCCTTCAGTGGCCATGATCCGCTCGACGTTCTCCACCACCACGATGGCGTCGTCCACCAGGATGCCGATGGCCAGCACCATGCCGAACATGGTCAGCACGTTGATCGAGAAGCCCAGGGCCAGCATGGTGGCGAAGGTGCCCATCAGCGCCACCGGCACCACCAGGGTCGGGATCAGGGTGTAGCGGATGTTCTGCAGGAACAGGAACATCACCAGGAACACCAGGGCCATGGCTTCCACCAGGGTGTAGATGACCTTGGTGATCGAAACCTTGACGAAGGGCGAGGTGTCGTAGGGGATCTTGTATTCCACCCCGGCCGGGAAGTAGCGCGACAGCTCGTCCATCTTGGCGCGGATCAGGGTCGCGGTGCTCAGGGCGTTGGCCCCGGGCGACAGCTGCACGCCGACCGCGGTGGACGGCTTGCCGTTCAGGCGCGTGCCGAACTGGTATTCCTGGCTGCCGACTTCCACCCGCGCCACATCACCGATGCGCACCGTGGAGCCGTCCGGGTTGGCCCGCAGCACGATGTCGGCGAACTCCTCGGGGGTGGTCAACTGGCCCTTGACCAGGATGGTCGCGGTGATTTCCTGGCTGGACGGGTTGGGCAGGTCGCCGATGCTGCCGGCCGGCACCTGGGCGTTCTGCGCCGCGACCGCGGCATTGACGTCCGCCGGGGTCAGGTTGAAACCCACCAGTTTCTGCGGGTCGAGCCAGATCCGCATGGCCCGTTCGGCGCCGTACAACTGGGCCTTGCCGACCCCCTCCAGGCGGCGGATCTCGTTCATCACGTTGCGCGCCAGGTAGTCGCTGAGGGCGACGTTGCTCAGGCGCCCGTCGTTGGAGGTCAGGGTGATCAGCAACAGGAAGCCGGCGGACACCTTCTCTATCTGCAGGCCTTGCTGAGTCACAGCCTGGGGCAGCCGCGGCTCCACCGCCTTGAGGCGGTTCTGCACATCGACCTGGGCCAGTTCCGGGTTGGTGCCGGGCTGGAAGGTCGCGGTGATGGTGGCGCTGCCCAGGCTGCTTTGGGAAGAGAAGTACAGCAGGTGATCGGCGCCGTTGAGCTCCTGCTCGATCAGGCTGACCACCGACTCGTCCAGGGTCTGCGCCGAGGCACCCGGATAGACCGCGTAGATCTCGATCTGTGGCGGTGCCACGTTGGGGTACTGCGCCACCGGCAACTGGGGAATCGCCAGGGCGCCACTCAGGAGGATGAAAAAGGCGACCACCCAGGCAAAGACCGGGCGGTCGATAAAGAATTGCGGCATGACGTACTACCTACTGGCCAGGAGGCTGGGCGAGGGCAAGGGGAGAGGCGTCGATCTGCACCTGCTCGCCGGGACGGGCGTGTTGCAAGCCTTCGACAATGACTCGGTCACCGGGCTTGAGGCCCTCGGTGACGATCCAGCGGTCTTTCAGGACCCCGCCCAGTTGCACCGGGTGCTGCACCACGCGGTTCTCGGCGTCCACCAGCAGCACCTGGGCGATACCGGCGCTGTCACGCTGGATGGCTCGTTGCGGCACGCTGATGCCCTGGCGGTTGACCGCCTGTTCCAGGCGCACCCGCACGAAGCTGCCCGGCAGCAGGTCGAGGTCCGGATTGGGGAACTCGCTGCGCAGGATGATCTGCCCGGTGCCCGGGTCGACGCTGATATCGGCGAACAACAACTTGCCCGGCAACGGGTAGAGGCTGCCGTCGTCCTGGATCAGCGTGGCCTTGGCCTGGTCCTTGCCAACCTGTTGCAACTGCCCGGCGCGAAAGGCCCGGCGCAGTTCGTTGAGCTCGCGGGTGGACTGGGTCAGGTCGGCGTGGATCGGGTTCAACTGCTGGATCAGCGCCATGGGCGTGGTTTCGTTCTGGCCCACCAGGGCGCCCTCGGTGACCAGGGCGCGGCCGACACGCCCGGAAATCGGCGCGGTGACGGTGGCGAAGTCCAGGTTGAGCTTGGCGC encodes the following:
- a CDS encoding efflux RND transporter permease subunit, with protein sequence MPQFFIDRPVFAWVVAFFILLSGALAIPQLPVAQYPNVAPPQIEIYAVYPGASAQTLDESVVSLIEQELNGADHLLYFSSQSSLGSATITATFQPGTNPELAQVDVQNRLKAVEPRLPQAVTQQGLQIEKVSAGFLLLITLTSNDGRLSNVALSDYLARNVMNEIRRLEGVGKAQLYGAERAMRIWLDPQKLVGFNLTPADVNAAVAAQNAQVPAGSIGDLPNPSSQEITATILVKGQLTTPEEFADIVLRANPDGSTVRIGDVARVEVGSQEYQFGTRLNGKPSTAVGVQLSPGANALSTATLIRAKMDELSRYFPAGVEYKIPYDTSPFVKVSITKVIYTLVEAMALVFLVMFLFLQNIRYTLIPTLVVPVALMGTFATMLALGFSINVLTMFGMVLAIGILVDDAIVVVENVERIMATEGLSPKDATRKAMQQITGAIIGITLVLVAVFIPMAFMPGSVGVIYQQFSLSMATSILFSAFLALTLTPALCATLLKPIAKGEHHERKGFFGWFNRRFERLSDRYEGGVSYALKRSGRYLLIYVALLAIMALLFSRLPSSFLPVEDQGYTITDIQLPPGASQNRTVKVVEQIETHNASEPGVGDSTIILGFSFSGSGQNAALAFTTLKDWSQRGSDDSAMAIADRANAALSAIKDAVVYAVLPPPIDGLGTSSGFEFRLQDRGGVGHAALMQARTELLMNAEKSPILANVRESALAEAPQVQLEVDRKQANALGVSFGDIGNLLSTALGSAYINDFPNQGRMQRVVVQAEGDQRSQVEDLLRMQVRNNAGKMVPLSAFVRANWTLGPAQLTRYNGYPAIAVSGEPAPGHSTGEAMQEIERLVAQLPAGLGLEWTGLSLQERLSGSQAPMLLGLSLLIVFLCLAALYESWSIPTSVLLVVPLGVLGAVLAVSLREMPNDVFFKVGLITIIGLSAKNAILIIEFAKSLYDEGHDLIDATVQAARLRLRPIVMTSLAFILGVVPLAIATGASSASQQAIGTGVIGGMITATLAVIFVPVFFVVVMKLVKRGSAKG
- a CDS encoding efflux RND transporter periplasmic adaptor subunit, which encodes MSNKLLAPLCLLVLATALSACSKTEGEQAPPTATVRIETVQSQALSITSELSGRIAAPRSAEVRARVAGVVLQQTFREGSDVKQGDVLFRIDPAPFQADLDSARANLRKAEASAFQASLQEQRFAKLIADQAISGQEYDNARAARRQADAEVAANQAAVKRAKLNLDFATVTAPISGRVGRALVTEGALVGQNETTPMALIQQLNPIHADLTQSTRELNELRRAFRAGQLQQVGKDQAKATLIQDDGSLYPLPGKLLFADISVDPGTGQIILRSEFPNPDLDLLPGSFVRVRLEQAVNRQGISVPQRAIQRDSAGIAQVLLVDAENRVVQHPVQLGGVLKDRWIVTEGLKPGDRVIVEGLQHARPGEQVQIDASPLALAQPPGQ